Within the Enterobacter bugandensis genome, the region TTGAAGCCAGCCTGAACGGTCAGGATGTGGCGCTGCTCGGGTTTATGCTCACGCTGGCGGCGGGGCTGAGCTGGGCGTGCGGCAATATTTTCAACAAGCTGATTATGCAGCACGAGGCGAGGCCTCAGGTGATGTCCCTGGTGGTCTGGAGCGCATTGATTCCGATAATCCCGTTTCTGGTGGCGTCGTTTATTCTGGATGGCCCGGAGGTGATGCTGAACAGCCTGGTCGAGATCGATCTGACCACGATCCTTTCTCTCATCTATCTGGCGTTTGTCGCCACCATCGTGGGCTACGGGATCTGGGGTTCGCTGCTGGGGCGCTATGAGACCTGGCGCGTCGCGCCGCTGTCTTTGCTGGTTCCGGTAGTGGGGCTTGCCAGTGCGGCGATACTGCTGGATGAAACGCTGAGCGCGCTGCAGCTGCTCGGTGCCGTGCTGATCATGGCCGGGCTGTACATCAACGTGTTTGGCCTGCGGGTTCGCCGGGCGGCGCGGGTAAGGGGATAGGGCATAAAAAAGCCCCGCGGCTGCGGGGCAAAAACGAATCAGAGGCCGTGCTGATTATAATAAGGCACGCCTAATTCGTCGGATTTGTCGCTACCAGCACCCATGTGGTTGAAATCATAAGGCGACTGGTCATGTGCTGACGGCAAAATCATCGTGTCATGATTATTTTGCTGCGTTGCACCTGGGGTTTGCTCCGCGAAGGTCTGGCTGGAAAACAGCACCAGCAAGGCGAGGGCGGCGGAGGCGGTAACTTTCATTTTTTCCTCGGTTACGTCTTTTACAGGCGATGATTAACTACAGTGTTTTAACGGATACAGGTAACGGGATTCACCCGGCACGCTGGTAATTCGGTACTTATGAGGCGGCACGTCAAAATAGTTCTTGAACGTACGCGTGAGGGTTTGCTGTGATTCAAATCCGTAACGCTCCGCCAGATAAAGGATCGGTTCATTGCTTTCTTTCAGTTTCTGGGCAATTTCCGTCAGCTTGCGGCTGCGAATATATTGACCTAATGAATGACCGGTCTCTTTTTTGAACATCCGTTGCAGGTGCCATTTGGAGTAACCTGAACGCTCAGACACTTTTTCAAGGGAGAGCGGCGATTCCAGGTTATCTTCGATCCAGTCCAAAATGCTATGAATAGTGATAGCGTCAGTATTGCGTCTGGACATCGTCATACCTCTTTTTCTGTTTACGGCAGTATTTTCTTCAGCAAAAGCTCAAGGGTAGCCACTTCATCTGCCGTTAAGTTTTTTGTTAGTTCCTGATGCAGTGTTTGTCCTACTAATTGATGACATTGCTCGCACATAGCCGCACCATCGCTGGTGAGCCTGACCAGTACGCCGCGTTTGTCATTCGGGTTAGGGCTTCGTTCTACCCATCCTTTGCAGACGAGACGATCGAGCATGCGGGTTAACGCACCCAGATCGACAGAGAGCACCTTTTTCAGCTCAACCGGCGTGATACACACTTCGCAGCGAATGGAACACAGCACTTTGAACTGTGTTGCGGTGATATCCAGCGGTGACAGGTAGTCATTGAGCAGGCGATCTTTTTTCTGGTTAACCATATGAATAAGACGACCCAGCGGAACAACGTCGTTAAAGATATCACTGGTGCTTTTCACAATGGTTGCCCTGGCAAGTAGTTTAATCACGGCAGATATTATTGCTCAGGCAAGTATAAGTCAACTGAATGAATCAGCCGATGCCACGAATTGCTAAAACGTTTCATGAACGTTTTTTGCAACCTTTCAAATCAGGAAGATAACAAACGGGTATCGTTCCCAAAGGAAAACTATCGTTACGTTGCGCCGATGGCTGAACGTCACACTTTCACCCTATAATTGCGATGTTAAATGTGGATAAGGACAACGACGCACTATGTTGGATTTGATTAAAGCAATTGGTCTCGGGCTGGTGGTACTGCTGCCGTTAGCTAACCCGTTAACGACGGTGGCGCTGTTCCTGGGGCTGGCAGGGAATATGAACAGCGCCGAGCGCAACCATCAGTCGATGATGGCTTCGGTGTATGTGTTTGCCATTATGATGGTGGCCTACTACGCCGGACAGCTGGTGATGAACACCTTCGGGATTTCAATTCCCGGGCTGCGTATAGCGGGCGGGCTGATTGTGGCCTTTATCGGCTTCCGCATGCTGTTCCCGGCGCAAAAAGCGCACGAGTCTCCGGAGGCAACCAGCAAATCTGAAGAGCTGGAGTCCGAACCGAGCGCGAATATTGCTTTTGTACCGCTGGCCATGCCGAGTACGGCCGGGCCGGGTACCATCGCGATGATCATCAGTTCTGCATCGACGGTGCGCGACAGCTCTACCTTCCCGGACTGGGTACTGACCGTTGCGCCACCGCTAATTTTTGCACTTATTGGGGTTATCGTGTGGGCGTCTCTGCGCAGTTCCGGTGCGATCATGCGCTGGGTGGGCAAGGGCGGAATCGAGGCGATTTCCCGTCTGATGGGCTTCTTACTGGTCTGTATGGGCGTGCAGTTTATTATTAACGGCGTGCTGGAGATTATTAAGACCTACCACTGATGTCAGTGCCGGGTGGCGGATTACCCTTACCCGGTATGTAAAGTATTTATTAAATGAATACAAATAAATTCCGGAAAAATACTTTTTTAATTCAAACCGGGTTAAATGAGCATAGCCAGACTTGTCGCTCGTTAGTTCTTAAAGTAATGTACTGCACTCATTTCTTTTCAGGATAGTGTCATGCGTGCAAAATATTCTTTTATCGTACTCAGTACGTTGCTGTTTTCATTTACTGCCACTGCAGGCTTGTTCGATTCTGCGCCCGAATTTAAATGTGGTCGTGAGGATGCCGTTGCTGCTATGCAAGCAAAAATCAGAGATGATGCAATGAGTAAATTGCAGGAAACGTATCTGGCAACGCCTTCGCAATTTTATGGAAAACCACTTAAATCATACCAGGAAAAAGCAAATCAAATAGCCATTCATCTGGAGAATGTTACAACTAAACCATTTGATAAAAATGATTCAAACCGCAGTTGCTCCGCTAAGGTCACGCTCGCCATACCTACGGAAATCCTTGGGTTTATTGCAGCCTATCCTCAGAAACTAGAGCGGATAAATCAAGGTGGTGGCAAGGTGCTTAATAACAGTGTTCAATGGGATAATTTTGTATATATATTATCCCTGGCGGACAATGAGAAAGACATTTCAGCATCCTATGAATATTCTGACAGAGATTATGTCTCCCAATCATTGGTCGATATGACTATGCTGGCCATGAATAAATCCGAATTTGAGAAAGCCGATCTCAACAACAAATTAAACGATGCAGTGCTGGCCTATTCTGAGAACGATAGTCAACTCAATAATCTCTGGAAATCTCTTCCAGAGTCAGTCAGGGCCTCTATGAAAAAAGAACAGAATCTCTGGATTAACGAGAAAGCTAAAAAATGCGGGAAGATCAGTGATGCGTCTTCCACTGCCACGCCTGTTGAAACAAGAATTAATATCTATCAGTGCCAGGCTGACATAACCCATGAAAGATATGTCTATCTGGGTGGAGAGGAAGAAAGACAGTATTAATACTTATACTGTGGGTCAATCCGACCTGCTGATGTTGTCGATACGGTTATGCCACGCAAGTAATTTCCCCATGCAGTATGGCATCGTACGGGCGTCCTGATTTCAGGACGCCATGCGCCACCCGGCATAAATAAACCTCACCCGTGCTGCCCTTGTTCCTCCAGCGCCACCGGCCACTTGCGGAAGATGAGTACCGACCAGACGAGCGCGACGAGCGCCGGAATCGCCCCCAGATAGCCAATCGCCGACATCGATACGTGCAGGCTAATCTGATTGCCCACCAGCGCCCCCGCGCCAATCCCCAGATTGAAAATCCCCGAGAACAGCGACATCGCCACGTCCGTGGCATCCGGCGCCAGGGCCAGGACTTTCACCTGCATGCCGAGACCAATAATCATGATCGCCACGCCCCAGAACAGGCTCAGGATCGCCAGCTGGCTTTCGCTGCCTGACGCAGGCAGCAGCAGCACCAGGCACGCCAGCAGCAGGCCGATGGCGCTGCTCACCAGCAAGGAGGCATGCTGGTTACCCAGTTTACCAAACAGCACGCTGCCAATAATGCCCGCGCCGCCGAGAATGAGCAGTAAGAGGGTGGCAAAGTTTGCGCTAAAGCCCGCGACCACCTGCACAAACGGTTCAATGTAGCTGTACGCCGTGTAGTGCGCGGTAACCACGATAACGGTAAGCAGGTAGATACTCAGCAGCGCCGGGCGACGCATCAGCAGCGGCAGGCTTTTCAGCGAGCCGGAGTGTTCGCTTGGCAGCGCGGGCAGCAGCTTAATCAGACACACCAGCGTCACCAGCGCGCCCATGCCGATGGCAAAGAAGGTGGTACGCCAGCCGAAGTACTGTCCTACGATGCGGCCAATGGGCAGCCCCAGCACCATCGCCAGCGCGGTACCGGTGGCAATCAGGCTCAAGGCCTGGGCGCGTTTACCCGCCGGCGCGAGCCGAATAGCCAGCGACGCGGTGATCGACCAGAATACCGCGTGGGCAAAGGCAATGCCGATGCGGCTAATGACCAGCACCGTAAAATTCCACGCCATAAACGACAGGACATGGCTGGCAATGAACAGGGCAAACAGGCCGATCAACAGCCTGCGCCGCTCCATCTGGCTGGTCAGCAACATAAACGGCAAAGACATCAGAGCCACCACCCAGGCGTAGATAGTTAACATAATCCCCACCTGCGCCGTTTCCATCCGGAAGCTTTCTGCTATGTCAGACAACAGCCCAACCGGAACAAATTCTGTGGTGTTAAAAATAAATGCGGCAATGGCCAGCGTGACCACGCGTAGCCACGCGACCCTGCGGGAAACTGTGTTCGTTGTCATAGGGATGTCGGAGATTCGTTGCTGGAAAGATGAGAAGGCGATCTTAAAACGTCATACGGCGAAAACTCAACCATTATGTGACGCAGATCTCAATATTTACCTTATGAAAGCGGTAGCCGGGGGCGTTGTTTTCATTGAATATAAAAGTACGACACAGCAAAGACAGGCGGTAAGACAATGCAGGAGATTGATTTTTATCTGGTAGATGCATTCAGCAATACCTCGTTCGGCGGCAATCCGGCAGCGGTTTGCCCGCTGAACGAATGGCTGCCGGATGAGACGTTACTGAAAATGGCGCAGCAGCATAATCAGTCGGAAACCGCATTTTTCGTCTGCACTAAGGGCGGCATTGAGCTACGCTGGTTTACCACGCTCACTGAAGTCAATCTCTGCGGTCACGCCACCCTGGCCGCCGCGTACGTTCTGTTTAATGAACTCGATTACCCCGACTCGCGGATCCACTTTGATACCGCCTCTGGCCGACTGACGGTCAGCCGGGAGGGAGAGTGGATGACGCTGGACTTCCCGGCGTGCCCGACCCGTGAAGAGACGCCGCCGCCGGAGATGCTCGCGGCGCTCGGTATCCGCCATTACGTTGAAGCCCGTAAAGGCCGCGCCTGGGTGATTGTGCTGGAAAATCCCCGGCAGGTTGAAGCGCTTGCGCCGCGCTTTTCGGCAATGACGCCGGGCGAGCATAAAGTGAGCGTGACGGCACCGGGTGAAGGGGAATATGACTTTGTCAGCCGCTTCTTCTCACCGGGCGTTGCCGTTCCGGAAGATCCGGTGACTGGATCCGCGCACACGATGCTGATCCCCTACTGGAGCGAAAAGCTGGGGAAAACGGCAATGTTTGCCCGTCAGGTTTCGGCGCGCGGCGGGGATGTGCGCTGCGAGCTGAAAGGGGAGCGCGTATTGATGAGCGGTCAGGCGTCGTGCTACCTGAAAGGCACTGTGTATCTGCGCTAAAACTGATAACAAAAGAGGAAGAGACAATGCGGGAAATTGATTTTTATCTGGTGGATGCCTTCAGCGACAAAACCTTTGGCGGCAACGCGGCAGCGGTATGTCCTCTGGAAGAGTGGCTGCCGGACGAGACGCTTCTCAAGATGGCACAGCAGCATAACCAGTCGGAAACCGCGTTTTTAGTGCGAACCGACGGCGGATTTGAACTGCGCTGGTTCACCACGCTGCATGAAATTAACCTCTGCGGCCATGCGACCCTCGCGGCATCACACGTCATTTTTGAGTATCTGGACTATCCGCATACGGAAATCCACTTTACCACGCGCTTCGTAGGGGAGCTGACGGTCAAACGCAGCGGCGACTGGCTGACGCTGGATTTCCCCGCATGGTCCACGGAGGTTGTCGATAACCCACCGCCTGCACTGTTTAGCGCGCTGGGCATCCCGGCGGCAAAAGAGGTGCGCGTCGGGCGAGACTACTGCGTGGTGCTGGAGAGCCAGCAGCAGGTGGAGGCATTAATGCCGGATATTGGCGCGATGGTTCCGCTGGGCAAAATGGTCTGCGTAACCGCGCCGGGCGAAGGGGAATATGACTTCGTCAGCCGCTTTTTCTGCCCGGGCGAAGGGGTGCCGGAGGATCCGGTTACCGGGTCCACGCACAGCATGCTGATCCCCTACTGGAGTGAAAGGCTGGGTAAGACGTCGCTTAACGCCCGCCAGGTGTCGTACCGCGGCGGGGATCTTCGCTGCGAGCTGAAGGGCGACCGCGTACTCATTGCTGGTCAGGCCACCCTGTACCTGAAAGGGCGGATCTTTTTACGCTAGCGGCTGCGCGATAAGTTAATACTATGAAGTAGCCTGGCAGGCCTGCGCTATGTTGACATTGAGTTTCACAAATAAAGCAAGGAGCCTGCCATGTATTCCATTACCTCTGAATCTGCACGTCACCCGGACATTCTTATGCTGATTGCGGCCCTCGACCGTTATCAGAGCGAACTCTATCCCGCCGAAAGCAACCATCTGCTCGATCTTTCAGAACTGCCCGCGACATCCCTTATCCTGATGATCGTCCGCGACCCGCAGCTTCAGGCCGTTGGCTGTGGAGCTATCGTGCTCAACGGCGACGGAACGGGGGAGATGAAGCGGGTTTATATCGATCCGGCCCATCGCGGGCAACATCTGGCTGAGAAGCTGCTGGCCGCGCTGGAAGATGAGGCCCTGAGCCGTCACTGCCATACCGTACGGCTGGAAACGGGCATCAAACAGCATGCCGCGATTCGTCTTTATGAACGAAGCGGCTACGATCGGCGTCCGGCGTTTGCCCCATATGTGGACGATCCGCTCAGCCTGTTTATGGAGAAGGCGCTGGTTGAAGACGTTCGTTTAGCAGCGCTATAAAGGCTTCCAGCTGGCGGGTCATCGCCCCGCGTCGCCACACCAGCCAGGTAGTGAGCCAGCGCCAGTTTTCCGCCAGCGGCCAGGCTTCAACCTGATGGTGGCCCGGCATACTTTCCAGCATTGAGCGCGGCATCAGCGCGATGCCCGCGCCCGCGATGACGCAGGCGAGCATGCCGTGATAGGACTCCATCTCATGAATGCGTCCCGGCGCGGCTCTGTCTGCATGAAACCAGCTCTCCAGGTGTCGGCGATACGAGCAGTTTGCGCGAAAGGCATAAACATCGCTGCCGCTCACCTGCGCAGCGCGCGTTACCTCCGTCTGCCCGGCAGGGGTGACCAGCATCATCTCTTCCCGGTAGACCGGCATCCCCTCCAGCTCCGGGTGCGACAGCGGCCCGTCGACAAAGGCGGCGCTCAGGGTTCCCTCCAGTACGCCATCAATCATCGTCCCGGACGGCCCGGTAGACAGGGCAAACTGGATGCGCGGATAGCGCTGGTTAAACTGCGCCAGCGTCTCAGGGATGCGCACGGCGGCGGTGCTCTCCAGCGCGCCGAGGGCAAACAGCCCCTGCGGCTCATCGCCCGCGACGACCATGCGCGCTTCATCCACCAGCGCCATGATCTGCCTGCTGTAGCGCAGGAAGTTATGCCCGGCGGGAGATAAGCGTAAACGCTGGTTCTCACGAATAAACAGCTCCACGCCAAGATCGGCCTCTAGCTGGCGGATGCGGGTCGTCAGATTCGAAGGAACGCGATGCACCTTCTGCGCCGCCTGGGTGATGCTGCCCGTCAGCGCGACGGCGTTGAACATTTCAAGCTGGGTTAAGTCCATAGCATTCTCGTTTCGTGAATAAGGTGGTCAGTATTATTCATTTTTAAGAAATAGCAGAGTGAGCCACACTTAATCAACCGAAATGCGTGGAGAACATCATGAAATATTCATCTGCTACACATGCTCTGTCCGTTAACCCTGCAACGGGCGAAACGCTCGCCTCGTATCCGTGGGCGACGCAGGAAGAGGTTGAACGTGCCATCGCGCTGGCTGATGCGGGCTTTCGTCACTGGCGGTGCGAAAGCGTAGCCCACCGGGCGCAGAAGCTGCGCGATCTCGGCACCGCGCTGCGCGGTCGCGCGGAAGAGATGGCCCGGATGATGTCCCGCGAGATGGGAAAACCCATTCAGCAGGCGCGGGCGGAAGTGGCGAAATCAGCGGGCCTTTGCGACTGGTATGCCGAACATGGCCCGGCGATGCTGAATGCTGAACCCACGCAGGTCGAGAATGACAACGCGGTCATCGAGTATCGTCCGCTGGGGCCAATTCTGGCGGTGATGCCATGGAACTTCCCGCTCTGGCAGGTGCTGCGCGGCGCGGTGCCGATCCTGCTGGCAGGTAACAGCTATCTGCTCAAACACGCGCCCAACGTGCTCGGCTCGGCGGAACTTATCGCGCAGATTTTTGCGGACGCCGGCTTCCCTGAAGGGGTATTCGGCTGGGTGAACGCCACCAATGACGGCGTAAGCCAGGCGATTAACGATCGTCGCATTGCGGCGGTAACCGTCACCGGCAGCGTGCGCGCCGGGGCAGCCATTGGCGCGCAGGCGGGGGCGGCTCTGAAAAAATGCGTTCTTGAGCTGGGGGGTTCTGACCCGTTCATCGTTCTCAACGATGCCGACCTGGATCTTGCCGTGAAGGCGGCGGTAGCAGGGCGCTACCAGAATACCGGGCAGGTGTGCGCGGCGGCCAAACGGTTCATTGTGGAAGAGGGTATTGCAGACACCTTTACCCGACGCTTCGTTGACGCCGTCTCCGCGTTAAAGATGGGCTCGCCGGATGAAGAAGAGAACTACCTTGGCCCGATGGCGCGCTATGATCTGCGCGATGAACTGCATCAGCAGGTGCAGGCGAGCCTGGCAGAAGGGGCAACGCTGCTGCTGGGGGGAGAGAAAATCAGCGGTGAGGGGAATTATTACGCGCCAACCGTGCTGGCGAACGTCACCCCGTCGATGACGGCCTTCCGCCAGGAGCTGTTTGGTCCGGTCGCGGCCATTACCGTTGCGAAAGACGCGGCGCACGCCCTGACGCTTGCCAATGACAGCGACTTTGGCCTGTCTGCCACGGTCTTCACCGCCGACGCAGCGCTTGCGGATAAATTCTCTCGCGAGCTGGAGTGCGGCGGGGTGTTTATCAACGGATACAGCGCCAGCGACGCGCGCGTGGCCTTTGGTGGCGTGAAGAAAAGTGGCTTTGGCCGCGAGCTTTCCCATTTTGGTTTGCACGAGTTCTGTAATGTGCAGACGGTGTGGAAGGATCGCGTGTAATTTATTCGGCCCTCATCACGAGGGCCGTTGTCATTTATCTGCAATGGTTCTGTCATTTTCGTTTCGTAGACTCGCACGCGTCTAACGTCTTGTTACTGAAGAAAATTATGAACCTAACGCAAATTTTTCGCCGTATTGCGCAGCGTCTTATCCCTCGCCAGTTTGGCCTGCTGACGGGTATCTTTTGTATTATTGGCCTTTTCTCCGCGCTGCAGCTCTCCTCATCCTTTCTGCTGAACGCCTCCCTGAAGGAAGCTCAGCGCAATGAACGGCAAAACCTGCTGGCGTATCAGCAGCAGAGCAAGCTGGATCTGGCGCGCGTCTCCCTGCTGGCGGCGAGCGATCTGCTCAACCGCTCCGGCGTCTGGTTTATGCAGGATAAAGAAACCGGCTCGGAAGGAAGCTGGCACAGCCTGATGGACGACGCACAAAAGTCGCTGGCGGTTTCTCAGCAGGCATGGAAAGCCTGGCTGGCGCTCAGCCCGCCAAAAGATGAGGCGCTGATTAACAGTTACCAGCTTTTCTACGATGCCATTAAGGAGCAATCGGAAGCGCTTGTCAGAACCAACTCGATTGATGCCTTTTTTGCCGTGCCGGCACAGGCGTTTCAGACCGACTTTAACGACAACTACGCGCGCTATCAGCAGGCCAGCGAGACGCAGGCCATGCAGGGGCGTCAGGCTTTAATGGCGCAGCTCTCCGGTCTGCAAACGTTGTTCCTGCTGGCGCCGGTTCTGCTGCTCGCCATCGCCGCAGCCGTCTGGTTCGGTATGTCCAGGTGGGTGATTACGCCGTTGCGTCGGCTTATTGCACATATTAACCGGCTGGCCGCTGGAGATCTCTCCGGCACGCCGCCGGACGTGATGCGCTTTAACCGGGAGACGGGACAGCTTAGCGACAGCGTTGCCACCATGCAGCGCGGCTTGCAGCAGCTGGTGACGCAGGTCAGCCACGCCACAGCCACGATGGTGGAGAACATTGGCTCCCTCGCCGAGGGAAACCAGAAGCTGTACCAGCAGTCGGCGCGTCAGGCAAAGGAGCTGGAGGAGGTCACAGCGCATATCGCGGCGCTGGAAACCCACGTGGAAGGGAATACCGGCTATGCCCGCCTCGCCAGCTCGCGCGCGGATGAAGCGCGTCAGGCTGCCGTAGGAGGCGACCAGATGATGTCGACCGTGAATGCCTCCATGCAGGCGATCGTCGAGCGATCGTCAGAGATGCGCGGGATCGTGGCGATGATCGACAGCGTGGCGTTTCAGACTAACATTCTGGCGCTCAACGCCGCCATTGAGGCCGCCCATGCCGGAAACCAGGGGCGCGGGTTTGCCGTCGTCGCCCGGGAAGTCGGGCTCCTGGCGAGAAAGAGCAGCCACTCGACGCAGACCATTCAGGAGTTGATCAACCGCTCCGTGCAGGGCATTGAAGACGGCTCCCGCGCCGTGAATCTGATGGAAGAGAACCTGCAGCAGGTCACCGGTCTGGTGGGCAATTTAAGCAGTTTGCTGAATGAAATCTCGACCGCCACGCTCAGTCAGGGAGAAAGTATTCACCAGATGACGCGCCAGCTTCAGGCGCTGAATCAGGTCTCGCGCCAGACGGATCTGCTGGTTTCTGACGCCTCGGAGGCCTCTGAACGCCTGCAAAAGCAGTCCGATCTTTTATTGCAGGCCGTTTCGCGTTTTCGTCTTAGCGCCTGACGCAATACATTAGCCTCTGTTATACTCGCAGCCCGTTTTAGCCTGAGGGCAAGGAGCAAAGAGTGGCTGCGGTCATCCATAATGAGATGCTGGACGAGATTCTGGCGCAGGTTCGTCCGTTATTGGGAAAGGGGAAGGTGGCCGACTACATTCCGGCCCTTGCCTCGGTGAGCGGGAATAAGCTGGGCATCGCTATCTGTACCATAGACGGACAGCGATACCAGGCAGGCGATGCCACTGAACGCTTTTCTATTCAGTCTATTTCTAAAGTGCTGAGTCTGGTCGCGGCGATGCGCCAGTATGAGGAAGAAGAGATCTGGCAGCGCGTGGGAAAAGATCCGTCCGGTCAGCCCTTTAACTCACTGCTTCAGCTCGAAATCGAGCAGGGTAAACCGCGTAACCCCTTTATCAACGCCGGGGCGCTGGTGGTCTGCGATATGCTGCAAAGCCGCCTCAGCGCACCGCGTCAGCGAATGCTTGAGATTGTTCGTCAGCTTTCTGGCGTGGACGACATTGCCTATGATTCGGTGGTGGCGCGCTCGGAGTTTGAACACTCTGCCCGCAACGCGGCTATCGCCTGGCTGATGAAATCCTTCGGTAACTTCCACAACGACGTGGCGACCGTGCTGCAAAACTACTTCCATTACTGCGCCCTGAAGATGAACTGCGTTGAGCTGGCCCAGACGTTTCTGTTCCTTGCGCACCAGGGGCACGCGCCGCATCTCGATCAGGAGGTGGTTTCCCCGCTTCAGGCGCGTCAGGTTAACGCCCTGATGGCTACCAGCGGCATGTATCAGAACGCCGGGGAGTTTGCCTGGCGGGTTGGCCTTCCGGCCAAATCGGGCGTTGGCGGCGGGGTGGTGGCGATTGTGCCGCATGAAATGGCGATTGCCGTCTGGAGCCCGGAGCTGGATGAAACGGGAAATTCACTTGCCGGCGTGGCGGTTCTGGA harbors:
- the eamA gene encoding O-acetylserine/cysteine exporter yields the protein MTRKDGLLALLVVVVWGLNFVVIKLGLHNMPPLMLAGLRFMLVAFPALFFVARPKIPLKLLLGYGLTISFGQFAFLFCAIKFGMPAGLASLVLQAQAFFTIILGAFVFGERLQGKQLAGITLAVFGVLVLIEASLNGQDVALLGFMLTLAAGLSWACGNIFNKLIMQHEARPQVMSLVVWSALIPIIPFLVASFILDGPEVMLNSLVEIDLTTILSLIYLAFVATIVGYGIWGSLLGRYETWRVAPLSLLVPVVGLASAAILLDETLSALQLLGAVLIMAGLYINVFGLRVRRAARVRG
- the marB gene encoding multiple antibiotic resistance protein MarB, with translation MKVTASAALALLVLFSSQTFAEQTPGATQQNNHDTMILPSAHDQSPYDFNHMGAGSDKSDELGVPYYNQHGL
- the marA gene encoding MDR efflux pump AcrAB transcriptional activator MarA — protein: MSRRNTDAITIHSILDWIEDNLESPLSLEKVSERSGYSKWHLQRMFKKETGHSLGQYIRSRKLTEIAQKLKESNEPILYLAERYGFESQQTLTRTFKNYFDVPPHKYRITSVPGESRYLYPLKHCS
- the marR gene encoding multiple antibiotic resistance transcriptional regulator MarR, with protein sequence MKSTSDIFNDVVPLGRLIHMVNQKKDRLLNDYLSPLDITATQFKVLCSIRCEVCITPVELKKVLSVDLGALTRMLDRLVCKGWVERSPNPNDKRGVLVRLTSDGAAMCEQCHQLVGQTLHQELTKNLTADEVATLELLLKKILP
- a CDS encoding MarC family NAAT transporter — protein: MLDLIKAIGLGLVVLLPLANPLTTVALFLGLAGNMNSAERNHQSMMASVYVFAIMMVAYYAGQLVMNTFGISIPGLRIAGGLIVAFIGFRMLFPAQKAHESPEATSKSEELESEPSANIAFVPLAMPSTAGPGTIAMIISSASTVRDSSTFPDWVLTVAPPLIFALIGVIVWASLRSSGAIMRWVGKGGIEAISRLMGFLLVCMGVQFIINGVLEIIKTYH
- a CDS encoding lysozyme inhibitor LprI family protein; the protein is MRAKYSFIVLSTLLFSFTATAGLFDSAPEFKCGREDAVAAMQAKIRDDAMSKLQETYLATPSQFYGKPLKSYQEKANQIAIHLENVTTKPFDKNDSNRSCSAKVTLAIPTEILGFIAAYPQKLERINQGGGKVLNNSVQWDNFVYILSLADNEKDISASYEYSDRDYVSQSLVDMTMLAMNKSEFEKADLNNKLNDAVLAYSENDSQLNNLWKSLPESVRASMKKEQNLWINEKAKKCGKISDASSTATPVETRINIYQCQADITHERYVYLGGEEERQY
- a CDS encoding sugar transporter, with translation MTTNTVSRRVAWLRVVTLAIAAFIFNTTEFVPVGLLSDIAESFRMETAQVGIMLTIYAWVVALMSLPFMLLTSQMERRRLLIGLFALFIASHVLSFMAWNFTVLVISRIGIAFAHAVFWSITASLAIRLAPAGKRAQALSLIATGTALAMVLGLPIGRIVGQYFGWRTTFFAIGMGALVTLVCLIKLLPALPSEHSGSLKSLPLLMRRPALLSIYLLTVIVVTAHYTAYSYIEPFVQVVAGFSANFATLLLLILGGAGIIGSVLFGKLGNQHASLLVSSAIGLLLACLVLLLPASGSESQLAILSLFWGVAIMIIGLGMQVKVLALAPDATDVAMSLFSGIFNLGIGAGALVGNQISLHVSMSAIGYLGAIPALVALVWSVLIFRKWPVALEEQGQHG
- a CDS encoding PhzF family phenazine biosynthesis protein; the encoded protein is MQEIDFYLVDAFSNTSFGGNPAAVCPLNEWLPDETLLKMAQQHNQSETAFFVCTKGGIELRWFTTLTEVNLCGHATLAAAYVLFNELDYPDSRIHFDTASGRLTVSREGEWMTLDFPACPTREETPPPEMLAALGIRHYVEARKGRAWVIVLENPRQVEALAPRFSAMTPGEHKVSVTAPGEGEYDFVSRFFSPGVAVPEDPVTGSAHTMLIPYWSEKLGKTAMFARQVSARGGDVRCELKGERVLMSGQASCYLKGTVYLR
- a CDS encoding PhzF family phenazine biosynthesis protein, with product MREIDFYLVDAFSDKTFGGNAAAVCPLEEWLPDETLLKMAQQHNQSETAFLVRTDGGFELRWFTTLHEINLCGHATLAASHVIFEYLDYPHTEIHFTTRFVGELTVKRSGDWLTLDFPAWSTEVVDNPPPALFSALGIPAAKEVRVGRDYCVVLESQQQVEALMPDIGAMVPLGKMVCVTAPGEGEYDFVSRFFCPGEGVPEDPVTGSTHSMLIPYWSERLGKTSLNARQVSYRGGDLRCELKGDRVLIAGQATLYLKGRIFLR
- a CDS encoding GNAT family N-acetyltransferase, which encodes MYSITSESARHPDILMLIAALDRYQSELYPAESNHLLDLSELPATSLILMIVRDPQLQAVGCGAIVLNGDGTGEMKRVYIDPAHRGQHLAEKLLAALEDEALSRHCHTVRLETGIKQHAAIRLYERSGYDRRPAFAPYVDDPLSLFMEKALVEDVRLAAL
- the ptrR gene encoding putrescine utilization regulator PtrR, which encodes MDLTQLEMFNAVALTGSITQAAQKVHRVPSNLTTRIRQLEADLGVELFIRENQRLRLSPAGHNFLRYSRQIMALVDEARMVVAGDEPQGLFALGALESTAAVRIPETLAQFNQRYPRIQFALSTGPSGTMIDGVLEGTLSAAFVDGPLSHPELEGMPVYREEMMLVTPAGQTEVTRAAQVSGSDVYAFRANCSYRRHLESWFHADRAAPGRIHEMESYHGMLACVIAGAGIALMPRSMLESMPGHHQVEAWPLAENWRWLTTWLVWRRGAMTRQLEAFIALLNERLQPAPSP
- the sad gene encoding succinate-semialdehyde dehydrogenase; this encodes MKYSSATHALSVNPATGETLASYPWATQEEVERAIALADAGFRHWRCESVAHRAQKLRDLGTALRGRAEEMARMMSREMGKPIQQARAEVAKSAGLCDWYAEHGPAMLNAEPTQVENDNAVIEYRPLGPILAVMPWNFPLWQVLRGAVPILLAGNSYLLKHAPNVLGSAELIAQIFADAGFPEGVFGWVNATNDGVSQAINDRRIAAVTVTGSVRAGAAIGAQAGAALKKCVLELGGSDPFIVLNDADLDLAVKAAVAGRYQNTGQVCAAAKRFIVEEGIADTFTRRFVDAVSALKMGSPDEEENYLGPMARYDLRDELHQQVQASLAEGATLLLGGEKISGEGNYYAPTVLANVTPSMTAFRQELFGPVAAITVAKDAAHALTLANDSDFGLSATVFTADAALADKFSRELECGGVFINGYSASDARVAFGGVKKSGFGRELSHFGLHEFCNVQTVWKDRV